In a genomic window of Helianthus annuus cultivar XRQ/B chromosome 10, HanXRQr2.0-SUNRISE, whole genome shotgun sequence:
- the LOC110886265 gene encoding uncharacterized protein LOC110886265 — MGTTTTNAQVSTSHFNSRFRLNSVPQLTPGRRLTVRCAVFPHEQRQSRRLVSISLVLFHCLSIPKDAVASPFDKYVKRKKLEPLEAYVPAIILTEMQIKELGKTLEADQPQYAACRSLLRAGPAASLRMNIRAVAQYANEVGNDQKASDDVDQCLRALEELDSLLLHASRNEPGASVKSMKSNIGIAVNALNSLLQTVPTDVLEKGKAIADAYNTPEEDYPPENLDPKLKQLESIL, encoded by the exons ATGGGGACAACAACCACCAATGCGCAAGTTAGCACCAGCCACTTCAACTCCAGGTTTCGCCTGAATAGTGTGCCGCAGTTAACGCCGGGGAGAAGGTTAACGGTAAGGTGCGCAGTGTTCCCCCATGAACAGAGGCAAAGCAGGCGATTGGTCTCCATCTCTCTCGTCCTCTTTCATTGTCTATCTATCCCTAAAG ATGCTGTTGCCAGCCCATTTGATAAATACGTGAAAAG GAAAAAGCTTGAACCTTTGGAGGCTTATGTGCCTGCTATTATCTTGACAGAAATGCAGATTAAAGAATTAG GTAAAACACTGGAAGCAGACCAGCCTCAGTATGCTGCATGCAGGAGTCTTTTACGTGCGGGCCCAGCAGCATCACTACGTATGAACATTCGAGCC GTAGCACAGTATGCAAATGAAGTTGGCAatgatcaaaaggcttccgatgATGTGGATCAATGTCTCAG AGCTTTGGAAGAACTTGACTCACTGTTGCTACATGCATCAAGAAATGAACCAGGAGCTTCGGTTAAGTCAATGAAGTCAAATATCGGCATAGCTGTTAATGCGTTAAACAG CCTGCTTCAAACTGTTCCGACTGATGTACTGGAAAAGGGAAAGGCTATAGCTGATGCATACAACACTCCTGAAGAAGATTATCCACCAGAAAATTTAGATCCAAAGTTGAAGCAGCTGGAGTCGATACTGTGA